In one window of Nocardia brasiliensis DNA:
- a CDS encoding glutamate ABC transporter substrate-binding protein, whose product MSPGRGLLAATLATVALLAGCSGHTAAPLPTNTTKYTEPPFPAKAIPVLTDSPFSSDKPPQCGDPTLSLRPTGDQAGARGPSIDAIRARGRLLVGLDAGSNLFSFRDPITGSIVGFDSDIAREVARDLLGSPDLVEYRMLGSADRENALQSHDVDIVAKTMTITCERRQKVTFSTVYLHSYQRVLALKNSGINGIGDLAGKRVCVVRGTTSLDRIRVQQPAATILTVPNWADCLVVLQQGQVDAVTTDDSILAGLAAQDPYTQVVGDKISVEPYGIGIPKGDDDLVRFVNGTLERIRNDGTWDRFYRQWLSVLGPSPGPPTPSYLD is encoded by the coding sequence ATGAGCCCCGGGCGCGGTCTGCTCGCCGCCACACTGGCCACGGTCGCGTTGCTCGCCGGCTGTAGCGGCCACACCGCCGCACCGCTGCCGACCAACACGACCAAGTACACCGAGCCGCCGTTTCCGGCCAAAGCCATTCCCGTGCTGACGGATTCGCCGTTCTCGTCGGACAAGCCGCCGCAATGCGGCGACCCGACGCTGAGTCTGCGGCCCACCGGCGACCAGGCGGGGGCGCGCGGCCCGAGCATCGACGCGATCCGGGCGCGCGGGCGCCTGCTCGTCGGCTTGGACGCGGGCAGCAACCTTTTCAGCTTCCGCGATCCGATCACCGGCTCCATCGTCGGCTTCGACTCCGATATCGCCCGCGAGGTCGCCCGCGACCTGCTCGGCAGCCCGGATCTGGTCGAGTATCGGATGCTCGGCTCCGCCGACCGGGAAAACGCCCTGCAGAGCCACGATGTGGACATCGTCGCGAAAACCATGACGATCACCTGCGAGCGACGGCAGAAGGTCACCTTCTCCACCGTCTATCTGCACTCCTACCAGCGGGTGCTGGCGCTGAAGAACTCCGGGATCAACGGCATCGGCGATCTGGCGGGCAAGCGGGTGTGCGTGGTGCGCGGCACCACCTCGCTGGACCGCATCCGCGTGCAGCAGCCCGCCGCCACCATTCTCACGGTGCCGAATTGGGCGGACTGTCTGGTCGTGCTGCAGCAGGGCCAGGTCGACGCGGTGACCACCGACGACTCCATCCTCGCCGGGCTGGCCGCACAGGACCCCTACACCCAGGTGGTCGGGGACAAGATCAGCGTGGAGCCCTACGGCATCGGCATCCCCAAGGGGGACGACGATCTGGTGCGTTTCGTGAACGGCACGCTGGAACGTATTCGCAACGACGGCACCTGGGATCGCTTCTACCGGCAGTGGTTGTCGGTCCTCGGCCCGTCGCCCGGTCCGCCCACACCGAGCTACCTGGACTGA